A single region of the Dehalococcoides mccartyi genome encodes:
- a CDS encoding GrpB family protein, protein MVRRVIVEKYNPRWITQYEAEAERLRKLLSDNLLEIHHIGSTAIPGLSAKPIIDIMPVVRDILAVDLLQKTFEQAGYLYFGEYGIPGRRFLVRGTAEMRLAQVHIFGISSPDIKRHLAFRDYLRVHPEAAAEYSSLKTSLAEKFPLDIDAYIGGKSGFVKDLEAKALKWYRQNPQH, encoded by the coding sequence ATGGTCAGACGGGTGATAGTAGAGAAATACAACCCACGTTGGATAACGCAGTATGAAGCCGAAGCCGAAAGGTTAAGAAAGCTGCTCTCCGATAATTTGCTTGAGATACATCATATAGGTTCAACAGCCATACCCGGGCTTAGTGCCAAACCCATTATTGATATTATGCCGGTGGTCAGGGATATTTTAGCAGTGGACCTGCTTCAGAAAACCTTTGAGCAGGCAGGATATCTGTATTTCGGCGAATACGGCATTCCGGGCAGGCGTTTTCTGGTTAGAGGTACTGCCGAAATGCGGCTTGCCCAGGTGCATATATTCGGGATATCTTCCCCTGATATAAAAAGGCATCTTGCTTTCCGTGATTATCTGCGCGTGCATCCGGAGGCAGCAGCGGAATATTCTTCCCTTAAAACAAGTCTGGCGGAAAAGTTTCCTCTGGATATAGATGCTTATATTGGCGGTAAGTCCGGGTTTGTAAAGGACCTGGAAGCAAAGGCCTTGAAATGGTACCGCCAAAACCCGCAGCACTAG
- a CDS encoding DUF2769 domain-containing protein yields MSIQMPFNQDTINKCVCHKCPVQNQSECVRDQMSVLKSSLNEIPLNPQKIPKAYCVSGKSLCKGVNRTKPCICGSCEVYAMYHLSEGEPGGFYCFEGKSA; encoded by the coding sequence ATGAGCATACAAATGCCTTTTAATCAGGATACTATAAACAAGTGCGTCTGCCACAAGTGCCCCGTACAGAACCAGAGTGAATGCGTTCGTGACCAGATGTCAGTACTGAAAAGCAGCCTCAATGAAATTCCTCTAAACCCTCAAAAAATCCCCAAGGCGTATTGCGTCAGCGGAAAATCCCTCTGCAAAGGGGTTAACCGCACTAAACCCTGTATCTGCGGCAGCTGTGAAGTGTATGCAATGTATCATCTGTCCGAAGGAGAACCGGGCGGGTTTTACTGCTTTGAAGGCAAATCCGCTTAG
- a CDS encoding glutaredoxin family protein has product MEKITGRNAGEIKLYALSTCGWCRLTRQLLAELGVAYEFEYVDLLTGDERAKALKALAALNPSSSFPTMVIRGNKVIIGYKEAEIREVLKA; this is encoded by the coding sequence ATGGAAAAGATAACGGGTAGGAACGCCGGGGAGATTAAGCTCTATGCTCTAAGCACTTGCGGCTGGTGCCGTTTAACCCGCCAGCTTCTGGCTGAACTGGGGGTAGCTTATGAATTTGAATATGTGGATTTGCTTACGGGAGATGAACGGGCAAAAGCCTTAAAAGCTTTGGCCGCACTTAATCCGTCCAGTTCATTTCCTACTATGGTTATCCGGGGAAACAAAGTGATTATAGGTTATAAAGAGGCTGAAATAAGGGAGGTGCTGAAAGCATGA
- a CDS encoding ferredoxin-thioredoxin reductase catalytic domain-containing protein translates to MSPKIPKPAEDAVVLQARLKREAEASGYHLNPNGDFVKMLAEGLLANRRRYGYPSCPCRLAEGDKEADRDILCPCDYRDADLSEFGSCYCALYVNSRIAKGEKQPQPVPERRHLPNPAPKAKSVETSFGLTYPVWRCRVCGYLCGRDEAPDECPICRAGKERFELFIH, encoded by the coding sequence ATGAGCCCGAAAATACCTAAACCGGCTGAAGATGCAGTAGTTTTGCAGGCACGTCTCAAGCGTGAGGCTGAGGCTTCTGGTTACCACCTTAACCCAAACGGTGATTTTGTAAAGATGCTTGCGGAAGGTTTGCTTGCTAACCGCAGGCGTTATGGTTATCCTTCTTGTCCCTGCCGTCTGGCAGAAGGCGACAAAGAGGCGGATAGGGATATTCTTTGTCCGTGTGATTACCGTGATGCAGACTTAAGTGAATTCGGCAGCTGCTACTGTGCCCTGTATGTAAACAGCCGGATTGCAAAGGGGGAAAAACAGCCTCAGCCTGTACCTGAACGCCGCCATCTGCCCAATCCTGCGCCGAAGGCAAAATCTGTCGAAACATCTTTCGGGCTGACTTACCCTGTCTGGCGTTGCCGGGTATGCGGTTACTTGTGCGGGCGTGACGAAGCACCGGACGAATGCCCCATTTGCAGGGC